CAACAATTATCCCCACTACTCCATATTGAACATAAGGGAGTAATTTTTTTATATCTTCCAATGTGGAGACGCCGCCAGAGACAATAGTTCTCATTTTAATTGCCTGAGTAAAACTACGGATAGCATCAAAGTTAGGTCCTTCAAGCATACCATCACGGGTAATATCCGTATAAACCAATTCTCGCACACCAATTTGTTTCATTTCTTGAGCTAATGTCACGGCAGAATATTCTGTCATTTGTTGCCAGCCCCAAACCGCAACATTGCCACCTTTGGCATCAATACTAACAACTATCCTTTCTCTAAATTGAGCAATAATAGCGCGGGTAAAATTTGGGTCAATAGCGGCTTTTGTGCCAATAATAAGTCGGCTCACCCCTGTCTCGAATGCCTCTTTTACACTCTTTATGTCTCGAATGCCACCACCCAGTTGAACCGGTATTTTAATCTGTGAGACAATTTCTTTTACCCGGGGTAAGTTTTCTAATCTGCCGGAGATAGCACCGTCTAAATCTACTACATGGAGCAGTTTTGCCCCCTTTTCTTCCCACATCTTAGCAATTTCAACTGGATTGGCAGAATAAATAGTTTCTTCCTCTGGTTTGCCTTGAGTTAGCCTGACAACTTTGCCTCCTTTTAAATCTATTGCTGGAATAATTAACATAATTCACCACCTCCATTTTGGTAACTGATAATTGGTGAATGGTGATTAGTTACCAATTATCACTTACTTGCTTTTAAAGTCTTCTTAGACTGATTTTAAATTATAACATACTTAACAATAATAATCAACAAAAAAATTAGTAAGCGTTCACCGCAGAGACACAGAGACGCAGAGAAAAAATTAAAAACTATTTACCATACGCTTCATTCCATTCCTGATTTTCATCAGAGCAAGCTTTTGAGGCCCGACATCTCATGATTGATTAATAATTTGGTTTTGATGTCCTATGTATGACAATGATTACCTCAATAATCTTTTCTGTTATCTGATTTATTTCCATATCTTCTCTGTTCCTCTGCGTCTCTGCGGTAAAGGATTACCTGAACGCTTACCTGATAATTCAATCTTTACCCAATTTCCCCCAGCACAAGTTTATCCTTGAATTGATAAGAGAATGTTTTATAAATAAATTGGTTTTCTGTTTTTTTTAAGAACGGGTCTTTATCGAGGATAGCAAAGGCTTCTTTGCGGGCTAATTCCAGCCATTTAACATCATAAAGGATATTAGCCAATTTCAATCTAATCATTCCGTGTTGGCGAGTGCCAAAGAATTCGCCTGCCCCGCGAATTTCTAAATCTACTTCAGCGATTTTAAAGCCATCTGAGGTTTGACATAGCGTTCCCAGTCGCCTGGCACCTTTTAAAATAGTCGAATCAGGGTCTTCCTGTAGATTTATTGGCTGATTAGAATTAACCAATTCAGCAATATCTTTCTTAGTAACCAGGATACAATATGATTTATGTTCCCCTCGTCCCACCCGACCACGGAGTTGATGTAATTGTGCCAGCCCAAATCGCTCGGCATGTTCGATTAACATTATCGTCGCATTTGGAATATCAATCCCCACCTCAATGACCGTAGTTGAGACTAAAATATCTATTTCCTTATCTGCAAAACTTTTCATTACCTTATCTTTTTCTTCGGTTTTAAGTTGGCCATGTAAAAGGCCTAATTTGAATTCAGGGAAATCATTTTTTTGTAAATGGGCAAACATCCTGGTTGCGGCTTTTAATTCCAGCTCTTCTGATTCCTCAATCAATGGATAGACAACATAGGCCTGCCTGCCTTTTTGAATTTCATCTTTAATAAAGGCATATATTTTTGGCAAGTCTTTTTCTGACCGACATTTGGTAATGACCTTCTGGCGATTAGGCGGCAATTCATCAATGACTGAGGTATCTAAATCTCCATAAAGCGTCAGGGCTAAAGTTCTGGGAATCGGTGTCGCGGTCATTACCAGGACATCCGGGCTTATGCCTTTACAGGCTTCTTTTGCCTTGTTTTTTAACTCCGCCCGCTGAAGGACACCAAACCGATGTTGTTCATCAATAATACATAATCCTAAATTTTTAAACTCTACCCCTTCCTGAATTAATGAATGAGTGCCAATAGCAATATTTATCTCACCATTCTTTATCTGACTTAAACTTATGTCTTTATCAGATTTTTTTATACTACTGGTTAATAAAGCAACATTTATCCCAAAATT
This DNA window, taken from bacterium, encodes the following:
- the hisA gene encoding 1-(5-phosphoribosyl)-5-[(5-phosphoribosylamino)methylideneamino]imidazole-4-carboxamide isomerase, producing MLIIPAIDLKGGKVVRLTQGKPEEETIYSANPVEIAKMWEEKGAKLLHVVDLDGAISGRLENLPRVKEIVSQIKIPVQLGGGIRDIKSVKEAFETGVSRLIIGTKAAIDPNFTRAIIAQFRERIVVSIDAKGGNVAVWGWQQMTEYSAVTLAQEMKQIGVRELVYTDITRDGMLEGPNFDAIRSFTQAIKMRTIVSGGVSTLEDIKKLLPYVQYGVVGIIVGKALYTQDVKLEEAIAIAKDTSPVTPPTGAQIKKFPIRDSGNPW
- the recG gene encoding ATP-dependent DNA helicase RecG, which encodes MEANFLLNELRMPVKYLKGVGEKRAKILAALGINQIKDLLEYYPRAYHDRRHLKSIFNLVDGDKETFQGTIIGYKKSRLPGRKIELLKVVISDGTGYAFLLFFNQPKMEKFLTTGLKLIVSGRVRRFRGEIQITDFEYDILNEQENEMIHHNRIVPIYPLTQEVSPVPGERLIRTAIKKALETYTANLIEILPASILSKYQLPDIRYALNNIHFPENWTGYKNAKNRLIFEEFFLLQLALGMTKKKAEQEKYIKFQTDFKLLTAFIQSLPFVLTSAQKKVIKEIITDMTSEKPMNRLIHGDVGSGKTVVATCAAIVAFENDYQTAIMAPTEILAEQHYLTIQGLLSNFGINVALLTSSIKKSDKDISLSQIKNGEINIAIGTHSLIQEGVEFKNLGLCIIDEQHRFGVLQRAELKNKAKEACKGISPDVLVMTATPIPRTLALTLYGDLDTSVIDELPPNRQKVITKCRSEKDLPKIYAFIKDEIQKGRQAYVVYPLIEESEELELKAATRMFAHLQKNDFPEFKLGLLHGQLKTEEKDKVMKSFADKEIDILVSTTVIEVGIDIPNATIMLIEHAERFGLAQLHQLRGRVGRGEHKSYCILVTKKDIAELVNSNQPINLQEDPDSTILKGARRLGTLCQTSDGFKIAEVDLEIRGAGEFFGTRQHGMIRLKLANILYDVKWLELARKEAFAILDKDPFLKKTENQFIYKTFSYQFKDKLVLGEIG